DNA from Octopus sinensis unplaced genomic scaffold, ASM634580v1 Contig10079, whole genome shotgun sequence:
CCGATTCTAATTACTATGTACGGCAAGAAGTCCAAATGAAAGATTTCAGGCGGATCTTATTGATGTTAGAAGATATAAAGATTTTAACGATGGATATAATTGGATATTAACAATTATTGACATCTACAGCAAATTCGTAGTCTGCAAATCCTCAAAAAATAAATCTGTTTTTGGTAAAACTTAACATTTACTTTAAGAagtagaaataaattaaaaaaaatttttcgtcAAATTGGATATTGTCAAATTTTACAAACGAACAACGGATTGGAATTCAAAAATCAACTGATGGATCAACTATGCGGAGAAAATAAACTCAAacatatttatggaagaccaaatTATATCCAGTCACAagtttataaatttgaaataaattagggTGTAATTGAGCGCTTTAACGAAACATTGACACGGGGTATGgcaaaactgatggataaagaaggaactaaaaattggaaacaatttttggACAAAGTAACTTTTTCTTATAATACGACACACCACTCGGCGATCAATGAGAAAGGGTATTTTCGAAATTAACACTGTGATTCATGAAATACCAGGTTGtaatcttatttataatttagatgaaaataatGAGACATCGTTTGTCGAAGATAAACTTAATGGTAAATTTACGatgcatttatttttagaaacgaataataaaattttttatttcactcCTCCAGGCATGAATTcatcttattttaaaagaatgaataaaaagggGAGTACACAGGTCAAAATATGATTTCGAAATAGGAATGaggtataattaaataataacagtTTAAGATCGAAGCTTAAAAAATTGTGGGACGAATCCGTCATTGAAGCTACACAGATTTGAATCCAcaagaaaatgaatgtaaaaaatataatgtctaaTAACTAGGGCAACCGGAAAGTTGctcttaaaaatgtaaaaaattgacCTTAAAAGTCAACTAAATtgcttcaaaaaataaaaaaagttgacATAATATGCATAAAAAGTTGCCCCAAGaaacagaaatttatttattaaagcacaacattaaataatatttaacattttcaggTAAGAAATTTCTATCTTTGGTTAAAATTTTGTGAAGAATAGAAAACGATCTTTCTACTTCACACGATGTTGCCGGGCAATCCAATAATAATGCGTGGTGAAATGAAGTAATTGGTAGCTTAGATAActccattattttgaaaatgtctTTTCTTGAAATTCGTAAGCTTATGTAGTCTCGAATTTTGCATTGGGAGCTGTATTGATTGCAATacaatcaattaaaaaatattcttttggatTTTTTAACGTTCCAACAAGACAATTAATATACTTCTCTTTTCCAAAATCACTTTCGTCAATCATTAAAACAATTTGTTCACTTGAAACTGTGTTAATAATTTGTGAAACCATCCTTTCACCTAGAAATGTAACAATGTCTCTGCATTTGGTTTCCGAAGGAACAGAATGtccatatttattaaaaaaaccaATAATTGATGTATTTCGTAACTTATGAAGTGGAATATTTGCTGATAAAAATGCATTTACAAGATccacggcaaaacaatcagcagTAACCTCATTTTTACTATGAGTATCCAAAGTATTATTCGTATCTGGGATTCTCAGAATATGCTTTTTAGAATGTCTGTGCTTATCAATAAACCATTGCTTATTAGCAGTTACGTAAGAATTACATAATTTGCAGAATAATTTTCCATCCAGTGAAGATGAAAACTCCTTAGGATATTTTTTAACAATAGAAGAAATTCGCTTAGTGTTGGAACTCCTGTTTTTAAGCATTGTAAAAAAGCAGTCAACAAAAAGCGAAGAAACGTTGTTGTTGCATAACCCCGGTCTCACATTAGGGTATGAGACCGGCGGCTAGCAGAAACGACAGCGCCTTCGCGGGTTGCTCCCAAAGGACCTCGGGGGAGTGGACAGCAAATTTCCTGCGGACAGGGAGGAGAACAGGGCAGCGGAAAAGGTGGTCAGTTGAGTGATCTTCGGCACAGCAGAGGTTGCATACCGGGGAGATCACGGCGTTCAATGAGTGAGCGTAGGAGTTTAATGAGTGATGGTGGTCCGAGCGGAAACGAGCAAGGTTGATCTGAGCGGAACGCTCCAGAAGCATTTCGGAGGGGTGAACTTCTGGAGGAAGTTTGTTGAGGACAGAGTTAGGCTTCAGCCTTAGAATGGACGACGTTGAAATGAAGTCGTGGATTTTTTTCATTGGCTGTGAACATTGGTTTAGGGCAGACGtcaccaaactacggcccgcgacaacattttatccggcccgcgcactatttcgagatattcaattaatacctgaataattaacttaaataaaaactttaattaaaaaattaaactattttgcaagatttaattcgaaaaaaaacttatcagcattaacgttaaatttttctttgttgctatgtctaatatgaaaagaaaggttGACCGCGAATGCCgtgtattcaataaattatgGGAATTGAAGTATTTTTTTGCGAAAGATGAATTAAAGCAGAAAGCTTATTGTTTAATATGCCACGAACATCTCTCTGTTATGAAGGAGTATAACATTCGACGTCATTATGAAACGAATCATGCTCCGATATATTCCAAGTACACTGGAAAGCTACGTGAGGATAAAGTTGAATCACTGAAACGCACTTTACAAATTCAACAaggccttataaaaaaaaattttgaaaataatgaaaatgtaacaAGAGCTGGATACGAGATAACGAAAATTATTTCACAACACGGGAAACCCTTTAGTGATGGGATGTATATCAAAAATTGCATTATTGAAGCAGTTAATTGTTTGTGCccactaaattcttccttatttgatGGAATAAGTTTGTCGGCGAGTTCTGTATCACGGAGAACTGAAGAgcttggaaaaaatatatttacaaattgtgAAAAGACAAGTAATATGTTGTGGTATTCTCTTGCATTGGATGAGTCAGTTGACATTTCGGGAACATCgcaacttcttatttttattcgtgGAGTTGATGAGAATATTTCCATAACTGAAGAACTGGCATCTGTTTGTTCTATTCATGGAACAACCACTGGAAAAGATATTTTAGGCCATTGATTTTGGCAAGTACCCGGGAGTATAGTTTGGCAGGCGTGTTCTTCAATGCACGGCCGTTGTCATTTAGCGTGTTTAGGGCAGTGCAAGGGTGGTAGAATTTTCGCGAAGCGAATAGGAATTGTGCTCCTCTCATGTTTAGATGTTCCTCTATCGGGAGGAGGTTGGTTTCACAGTGCAGATGGTCGATGGGTGTTGATTTGAGGCACCCGGATATGATGCGCATGGCTTGTTTTGAATTGATTGGAGAGCCAAAGAGGAGCTCATAGATAGACAGGGAGCCCACTCGGACTCGCGTAGCTTAGGACAGGGCGAATGTATTGTTTATACCAGGCCTGGCCAACCCAAATCGCATCGCGGGCCACTTTGTCCAAATGAATCCTTTCCGCGGGCCGCATATACATGACATACTAAGGATAGATATCAAAAAACacagataagattttatttagtaaaatagcattcagtccaattatacgtatcaatgagaaatctgtttttctttatcttcactAATTTTTTCAAATCAACTTCACAATTACTAGTTGCACATCTTAATTGGTTTTCTAAGTTTTTATCTGTTAAAGAAGATCTATATCTACTTTTACTAAACTTTAATTTCGAAAAGAAGATTCACATACGAAGTAGATCCAAAGGGCTTACAACTCTTTGTGCAAAAATTCTTAAGTTGGGATATTTTTCTGCAGTCACATATTTGTTATAAAAGTCAATTTTGGATATAGTAGGATAAACAAGTCTTAGTTCACTGTTGCACTGTAGGTCAATTATTTCCGTCTGCAAAGTATTTGAAACAATAGAAACGTCAAcatgaaatggagaagaaaatgtttcaaacattttctcatatttttttagttCCGAGAATCGACTGTCAAATGCTGCagcaagattttttatttcatcagcgtacttgaagaaatttttacaatggctaattttaaattgatttagcgttggaaaatgttgatcatttccatttcttatttgacATTCAAACAATGACAATTTCATTCGAAATGCTTTGACTTGATGGCATGCATTAGTAATCAAATTATCCTGtccttgtaactccttgtttaattgattaattttttcgGTTATATTACCAAAAGCACAGATCTAGCATccattcttcatcatttaattcaGTTAATGTCATTTTCTTATGCATCATAAAACTTTTGATTTCTTCTCTCAAGTCAAAAAAACGTTTTAAACATTTTCCGCGACTCAGCCATCTGACATTGGAAAAATACACAAGATCACCATAGTGAGAATATAACTCGTTCAATAATTTTTAAACTGGCGATGTTGAAGTGCATGAGAACGAATGAATTTATAGTTCTTACAACCACACTCATAACATGGTTCATAGACAACACTTGCGCGCACAAATTGGTGATGTATCAAGCAGTGTAttacaaataaatcattttttatgcTTCTTGACTCCATCTCATCCATTATTAGCTTACAACTCCTTTATTTCTTCCAATCATAGCCGGCGCCCCATCTGTTGTCAATCCAGCAAGGGTCTCTAAATTCGCTCCATTGTCGGATAAACATTTCATAACAGCTTGGAAAATATCTTCGCCCTTtgtagtatctttcaaactgacaagGTTAAGCATTTcttgtttcacttgaaaagattCGGTAACTCCACGAATATATACTACAAGTTGAGACGTGTCTGATATATCCGTGCATTCGTCAAAGGCCAAAgaataacttttgaaatattttatttgatcacGCAAAGTCACCacaatttcatttgaaatgtcATTAACCCTGCGACATATGGTTTGACGTGACAAGCTaatgttttaaaactttttagttttaTCTGGCAAAATGTCTTTCACGACAGCATCAAACACTCTTTTACGAATTCTCCATCCGAAAATGAtttcattctctttgaaattatCATTGCAACAGAGTAGCTTGCTTTAACAGTATCAGAAGAAGAGTGTATCGATGAATTTAATAGTCTTTGCTGATTTCTCAATTCAGATTTAAGCGAATCCAGTTTCCTTGTTTTCAATTCCTTACTAAATTTCGCGTATTCGGAATGCTTTGTTTCATAATGTCTTCTTacattgtactctttcaccaccgatACTTTCTCCTTGCAAATTAAACATGTTGGCTTGGAATTATGCATTATAAAAAAGTAATCTTCTTCCCAATGATTGCTGAATTGCctgttttcttcaaaaattttcctttcttcatattgataacagctacaaaaatagataaactttaaaatttattaaacttataaaattatctttatttattaaacttaagaaaaatttatcttgaaTGTATTTATAGGTTAACTACATACAAAATTTCTCTCGCGGGCCGCACCAAACTCCatcgcgggccgcatgcggcccgcgggccttGGGTTGGCCAGCCCTGGTTATACACACGTTTGAGAAGTGGTTTCTGCGCACCGTGATGTGACCACTTATTGCTTCAGGATATTTGTACGCCTGTTAGCCTTGTCAGAGATCTTCGAGACATGTTGTTGAAGGACATCGGGTCGAAGGTTAGTCCGAGAACAGGGGGTGTTTTGATAGTGGGAGAACGAGCCAAAGAGAGATAGGTTGGGATGTATGTTTGATTGTCTTCTGTCGGAAGATAATAGGGTGACCGAGGACTTGGAGGGCGAGGCCTCGAGCCTGTTTTCTCTGAGCCAATTCTCAACGGAGTGAGTTGTTGCTGAAGGTTGAAGGAGGCAGCTTGTAGTCTTCGTGTTTTGAGGCAATAATAATGTCGTCAGCGTAAGATAGTGTCAAGTTGTTAGGGTCGTTTGCCGGGAAGTCATGCAAGTAAAGATTGAACAGGGATGGAGACAGCACGGAGCCCTGCGGTACCCCCGTTGGAAGATAGCGTTGTTGGAACAATGGTCCATGAGGGAGACGTAGCCCATGCGGCCCGATAAGAAGTTAGCAAGCCAGGATTTGTAGTTTGAGTTAGGCCGGTCGTGAGAA
Protein-coding regions in this window:
- the LOC115228265 gene encoding general transcription factor II-I repeat domain-containing protein 2-like; translated protein: MKRKVDRECRVFNKLWELKYFFAKDELKQKAYCLICHEHLSVMKEYNIRRHYETNHAPIYSKYTGKLREDKVESLKRTLQIQQGLIKKNFENNENVTRAGYEITKIISQHGKPFSDGMYIKNCIIEAVNCLCPLNSSLFDGISLSASSVSRRTEELGKNIFTNCEKTSNMLWYSLALDESVDISGTSQLLIFIRGVDENISITEELASVCSIHGTTTGKDILGH